Genomic segment of Pseudoalteromonas sp. NC201:
AGATTGGCTGTGGCAATATCATGAGTGTATTGATAGCGAAGCGTTTACTGCAAGATGATAATGCGGTAGAAGATATTGCTAAACGTGCTAAAGCCGCGATAATCGGAACAGAAGGCATGTTGGTAACCTATGCTAAATGTTGTCGCCCTGTGCCGGGTGACGCTATCACAGCATATATGAGCCAAGGCAAAGGCCTAATGGTTCACCGCCAAGAATGTAAAAATATTAAGGGTTGGCGCAACGAGCGTTCGAAGTACTTCGTCGTGAAGTGGGAAGACAACCCAGAGAAAGAATATATAGCAGCGCTGCGTGTGGAAATTATTAACCACCAAGGTGCGTTGGCTAAATTAACCAATGTGGTTGCGACGACTCAAGCTAATATTGTCGAAATCGCAACGGACGAAAAAGAAAGTAATTTATACGTGATTGATTTAGGTATTACCGTGAAAAACCGAATTCATGTCGCTGATATTATGCGCCGAATTCGAGTGATGCCAGATGTACAACGCGTGTATCGTAAAAAATAAAGGAACATTAATGAACAAAGCTATTATTTCAACAGATAAAGCGCCAGCAGCAATTGGCACTTACAACCAAGCGGTAAAAGTTGGTACTGCGGTCTATTTATCTGGTCAAATTCCATTGGTACCAGAGACGATGGAATTTATTTCTGAAGATTTTGCAGAGCAAACGCACCAAGTGTTCAAAAACCTTATCGCAGTATGTGAAGAGGCTGGTGGCGAGTTACAAGATATGGTTAAGGTTAATATCTTCCTAACTGATCTGAGTAACTTTGCAACGGTCAACGAGATCATGGCTCAGTATTTTAGAAAGCCATACCCAGCTCGTGCTGCAATTGGTGTAAAAGAACTACCAAAAGGCGCACAAGTTGAGATTGATGGCATTATGGAGTTACCTTCAACTAACTAACCTCAGGTTAACTAATAGTTAGATATATTTCTTCGCTCCAGTGTCAATCGCTGGAGCGGCTTTTCGAAAAGCCAACACAGTCCACTCATTTTCCCCTCGCTTTACATTACAGGAAGTCCCATGACCGCAGCCAGCGCACTTACTAGCCGTGCATTGAAATTAAAAGCAAGTACTGCTGATCTTCATGACAGTATAGATAGCAGCATTATGGCAAAAGACCCGTTCGCCAGCATTGAGCGTTATCTCCAGTTTTTGACTCTTCAGTACCTGTTTCTTAAAGATGTCGCTGCATTATATGATCACCGTGAACTCTCTATGCATATTGACGATCTCAAATCGCGCCGACGGCTTGGGTTGTTGGAGCAGGACTTTGCTGACTTACAGCACACATTACCTGTGCCGTCTTTGTCGCCGTTTATCACAACTTCAACAGAGTTTGCGACTGCTTTGGGAGCGCTTTATGTCGTTGAAGGCTCTAAGGTTGGGGCCGCGATGCTTGGGCGTCAAGTGCAGGCGCGTTTGCCTGTCACAGGTGAGTATGGTGCGCGTTACTTAGCAGGCCCAGGTTCCGGGCGCGGCAGTGCGTGGCGTCACTTAATTCAATTTATCGATACGGTTGAGTTAACTAGTACGCAAGAAGATGCATTGATCACCGGCGCTCGTCAGGCCTTTATGCGTTTTCAGCAGTATCAAGCAGAGGTCTATACTTAATACAATTGGTATAAGTTGAACGGAGAATAACAGGGTTGTTGTCGCGACATAGTGTCGCGACAGGTTAGTGACTAGCACATATTGGTTGGGCAATCACAATGTAATGTATTTGG
This window contains:
- a CDS encoding biliverdin-producing heme oxygenase encodes the protein MTAASALTSRALKLKASTADLHDSIDSSIMAKDPFASIERYLQFLTLQYLFLKDVAALYDHRELSMHIDDLKSRRRLGLLEQDFADLQHTLPVPSLSPFITTSTEFATALGALYVVEGSKVGAAMLGRQVQARLPVTGEYGARYLAGPGSGRGSAWRHLIQFIDTVELTSTQEDALITGARQAFMRFQQYQAEVYT
- a CDS encoding RidA family protein; the encoded protein is MNKAIISTDKAPAAIGTYNQAVKVGTAVYLSGQIPLVPETMEFISEDFAEQTHQVFKNLIAVCEEAGGELQDMVKVNIFLTDLSNFATVNEIMAQYFRKPYPARAAIGVKELPKGAQVEIDGIMELPSTN